One region of Microbacterium rhizosphaerae genomic DNA includes:
- a CDS encoding amidohydrolase family protein → MTTRYESAVDVDALVAIDTHVHIEVDDHGHSSLPADLQEAASKYFKADGPRPDLHSIAEYYRERRMAAVVFTVDAETNLGEPPISSAGIAAGAARHNDVLIPYGSVDPHRPDAVDRIRALAEVSGVRGFKFHPTVQGFDPSEERWYPLYAAIQDAGLPALFHTGQTGIGAGLPGGRGLRLALSNPMLLDGVAADFPDLRIVMAHPSVPWQDEALSVATHKHNTWIDLSGWSPKYFPESLVRAANSYLKDRVLFGSDFPLLTPDRWMRDAEGVALKPEVMPGILTGNAIRLLGL, encoded by the coding sequence GCCACTCGTCGCTGCCGGCCGATCTGCAGGAGGCGGCTTCCAAATACTTCAAGGCCGACGGGCCGCGTCCGGATCTTCACAGCATCGCCGAGTACTACCGCGAGCGGCGCATGGCGGCGGTCGTCTTCACCGTGGATGCCGAGACGAACCTCGGCGAGCCGCCCATCTCGAGCGCCGGGATCGCGGCAGGCGCGGCGCGCCACAACGATGTGCTGATCCCGTACGGCTCGGTCGACCCGCACCGGCCGGACGCCGTCGACCGGATCCGCGCGCTCGCCGAGGTCAGCGGCGTGCGTGGGTTCAAGTTCCACCCGACGGTGCAGGGCTTCGACCCGAGCGAGGAGCGCTGGTACCCGCTTTATGCCGCGATCCAGGATGCGGGTCTGCCGGCGCTGTTCCACACCGGCCAGACGGGGATCGGCGCGGGGCTCCCCGGCGGGCGCGGGCTGCGGCTCGCCCTGTCGAATCCGATGCTGCTCGACGGCGTCGCCGCGGACTTCCCCGACCTGCGGATCGTGATGGCGCACCCGTCCGTGCCCTGGCAGGACGAGGCGCTCTCGGTCGCGACGCACAAGCACAACACATGGATCGACCTGTCGGGCTGGAGCCCGAAGTACTTCCCCGAGTCGCTCGTGCGCGCGGCGAACTCGTATCTCAAGGACCGGGTGCTGTTCGGCTCGGACTTCCCCCTCCTCACCCCGGATCGATGGATGCGGGATGCCGAGGGTGTGGCCCTCAAACCCGAGGTGATGCCCGGCATCCTCACGGGCAATGCCATCCGTCTGCTCGGTCTCTGA
- a CDS encoding acyl-CoA synthetase, whose amino-acid sequence MRNQGLGSWIARRRVKSEGDVAIVHGDRELRYEEFADRIGRLANGLQERGVVRGDRVAYLGNNHPDFLTTLFACGTLGAIFVPLNTRLAPRELEYMIEDSGARVLVVHEELRPLARAAAWSSGIERRIVVDGAPEVPAVEALDDVLAAASAVPPEVDVSLDDPAIILYTSGTTGRPKGAVLTHGNLTWNTLNVLVDYDVTSDERSLMIAPMFHVASLGMGALPTLLKGGTLVLQEKVDPGAVLAAIQRHRITSLSGVPTTFQMLAEHPDWAASDLSSIRKLTCGGSSVPLRVIDAYEARGLHFSSGYGMTETSPGATSIPYRTAREHLGSSGLPHFFTEVRIVGADGEQADPGETGEIEISGPNVMKEYWLRPDATRDAHHGEWLRSGDLGHVDEQGYLVVTDRLKDMIISGAENIYPAEVEQMIMELPEISSVAVVGIPDERWGEVPVALVVLAEGASLGADAVREHLGGRLAKYKIPRRVEFVDDLPRTASGKVRKADLRERYSG is encoded by the coding sequence ATGAGGAATCAAGGACTGGGTTCGTGGATCGCACGGCGGCGCGTCAAGTCCGAGGGCGACGTCGCGATCGTCCACGGCGACCGCGAGCTGCGCTACGAGGAGTTCGCCGACCGGATCGGCCGGCTCGCCAACGGCCTGCAGGAGCGCGGGGTCGTCAGGGGCGACCGGGTCGCGTACCTGGGCAACAACCATCCCGACTTCCTGACGACGCTCTTCGCGTGCGGCACGCTCGGCGCGATCTTCGTGCCGCTGAACACCCGGCTCGCGCCGCGGGAGCTCGAGTACATGATCGAGGACTCAGGCGCGCGTGTGCTGGTGGTCCACGAGGAGCTGCGCCCGCTCGCCCGCGCCGCCGCATGGTCGAGCGGCATCGAGCGGCGGATCGTCGTCGATGGGGCGCCGGAGGTGCCGGCCGTCGAGGCGCTCGACGACGTGCTCGCCGCGGCATCCGCCGTTCCGCCGGAGGTCGATGTGTCGCTCGACGACCCCGCGATCATCCTCTACACGTCGGGCACCACCGGCCGTCCGAAGGGTGCCGTCCTCACGCACGGGAACCTCACGTGGAACACCCTCAACGTGCTCGTCGACTACGACGTCACGTCGGACGAGCGGTCGCTCATGATCGCGCCGATGTTCCACGTCGCCTCGCTCGGCATGGGCGCCCTGCCCACGCTGCTGAAGGGCGGCACTCTCGTGCTGCAGGAGAAGGTCGACCCGGGCGCTGTGCTGGCGGCGATCCAGCGCCATCGCATCACGAGCCTGTCGGGTGTGCCGACGACCTTCCAGATGCTCGCCGAGCACCCTGATTGGGCCGCGAGCGACCTGTCGTCGATCCGCAAGCTGACGTGCGGCGGCTCGAGCGTGCCGCTCCGGGTCATCGACGCGTACGAGGCGCGCGGCCTGCACTTCTCGAGCGGGTACGGGATGACGGAGACCTCGCCGGGGGCCACCTCGATCCCGTATCGCACGGCGCGCGAGCACCTGGGATCGTCGGGTCTGCCGCACTTCTTCACCGAGGTCCGCATCGTCGGCGCCGACGGCGAACAGGCCGATCCGGGCGAGACGGGCGAGATCGAGATCAGCGGCCCCAACGTCATGAAGGAGTACTGGCTGCGACCGGATGCGACGCGAGACGCGCACCACGGGGAGTGGCTGCGCTCGGGCGACCTCGGCCATGTCGACGAGCAGGGCTACCTCGTCGTCACCGACCGGCTCAAGGACATGATCATCTCGGGCGCGGAGAACATCTACCCGGCCGAGGTCGAGCAGATGATCATGGAGCTACCGGAGATCTCGTCGGTCGCGGTCGTGGGCATCCCCGACGAGCGCTGGGGCGAGGTGCCCGTCGCGCTCGTCGTCCTGGCCGAGGGGGCCTCCCTCGGCGCGGACGCCGTGCGCGAGCATCTCGGCGGACGCCTGGCGAAGTACAAGATCCCGCGCCGCGTGGAGTTCGTGGACGACCTGCCGCGCACCGCGTCGGGCAAGGTGCGGAAGGCGGATCTGCGCGAGAGGTACAGCGGCTGA
- a CDS encoding MaoC family dehydratase produces the protein MTTTIAYADLAGLAGTDLGVTDWLEITQERVDVFADATDDHQWIHVDPARAADGPFGAPIAHGFLTLSLAVRFWTDLLEVEGVTTKVNYGLDRVRFVSPVKVGANVRMHAVVAEVIEVPGGYQLAVEQTIEIEGATKPAVVARGIYRFYA, from the coding sequence ATGACCACGACCATCGCGTATGCGGACCTCGCCGGACTCGCCGGCACCGACCTCGGCGTCACCGACTGGCTCGAGATCACCCAGGAGCGGGTGGACGTCTTCGCCGACGCCACCGACGACCACCAGTGGATCCACGTCGACCCCGCCCGCGCGGCCGACGGCCCGTTCGGCGCGCCGATCGCGCACGGCTTCCTCACCCTGTCGCTCGCAGTGCGCTTCTGGACCGACCTCCTCGAGGTCGAGGGCGTCACGACCAAGGTCAACTACGGGCTCGACAGGGTGCGGTTCGTGTCGCCCGTGAAGGTCGGCGCGAATGTGCGGATGCACGCGGTCGTCGCCGAGGTCATCGAGGTGCCCGGCGGCTACCAGCTCGCCGTCGAGCAGACCATCGAGATCGAGGGCGCCACCAAGCCCGCCGTCGTCGCGCGCGGGATCTACCGCTTCTACGCCTGA